The following coding sequences lie in one Mycobacterium gordonae genomic window:
- a CDS encoding DUF3618 domain-containing protein, translating into MAEAERTPPPTQSPEPGPDAEIRDIQRDIERTRTQLGETVEVLSSKADVAERAKEAARAAQPTLIVAASAAGVALVALLWWRRRRR; encoded by the coding sequence ATGGCCGAAGCTGAACGCACCCCGCCACCAACCCAGTCACCCGAACCGGGCCCCGACGCCGAGATACGCGACATTCAGCGCGACATCGAGCGCACCCGGACCCAGCTCGGCGAAACCGTCGAAGTTCTCTCGTCGAAGGCCGACGTTGCCGAGCGGGCCAAAGAAGCCGCACGCGCCGCGCAACCGACGCTGATAGTGGCCGCCTCGGCCGCCGGCGTCGCTCTCGTCGCGCTGCTGTGGTGGCGTCGCCGGCGGCGCTGA
- a CDS encoding acyl-CoA dehydrogenase family protein, which yields MKLALTPDEAAFRDELRTFFTTEIPGDIRDRVRQGGHLTRDEIVANHKLLHEHELAVPNWPVEWGGKDWTPTQFQIWTDEMQLASVPEPLNFNTKMVGPVIAEFGSPEVKERFLPPTASLDIWWCQGFSEPEAGSDLASLRTTAVRDGDSYVVNGQKTWTTLGQYADWIFCLVRTDPQAPKRQAGISFLLMSMDTPGITLRPIKLIDGSVEVNEVFFSDARVPANQLVGEENQGWSYAKFLLGNERTGIAQVGRTKVRLAEVKRHAAESGLLEDPLFAARLAEAENEVLALELTQARVVSSSVGGKPNPASSVLKLRGSQLQQIATELMVEVAGPDALPVGGDGIASPEWAQSSAPTYLNYRKTSIYGGSNEVQRNIISSTILGL from the coding sequence ATGAAACTGGCGCTCACGCCCGACGAAGCCGCGTTCCGCGACGAACTGCGGACCTTCTTCACCACCGAGATTCCGGGCGATATCCGCGACCGGGTCCGACAGGGTGGTCACCTGACGCGCGACGAGATCGTCGCCAACCACAAGCTGCTGCACGAGCACGAGCTGGCAGTGCCGAACTGGCCCGTCGAATGGGGCGGAAAAGACTGGACACCCACCCAATTCCAGATCTGGACCGACGAGATGCAGTTGGCCAGCGTCCCGGAGCCGTTGAACTTCAACACCAAGATGGTGGGCCCGGTGATCGCCGAGTTCGGCTCACCGGAGGTCAAGGAACGGTTTCTGCCGCCGACGGCCAGCCTCGACATCTGGTGGTGCCAGGGCTTCTCCGAGCCCGAAGCCGGATCGGACCTGGCTTCGCTGCGCACCACCGCCGTCCGCGACGGTGACAGTTACGTCGTCAACGGGCAGAAGACCTGGACGACGCTCGGCCAGTACGCGGACTGGATCTTCTGCCTGGTACGCACCGACCCCCAGGCACCCAAGCGCCAGGCCGGCATCTCGTTCCTGCTCATGTCCATGGACACCCCGGGCATCACGCTACGGCCGATCAAGTTGATCGACGGCAGCGTCGAGGTCAACGAGGTGTTCTTCTCCGACGCCCGGGTGCCGGCCAATCAGCTTGTCGGAGAAGAGAATCAGGGTTGGAGTTACGCGAAGTTCCTGCTCGGCAACGAACGCACCGGGATCGCCCAGGTGGGCCGCACCAAAGTGCGTCTGGCGGAGGTGAAGCGGCACGCCGCCGAGAGCGGCCTGCTTGAGGACCCGTTGTTCGCCGCCCGACTGGCAGAGGCCGAGAACGAGGTGCTCGCACTGGAACTCACCCAGGCCCGGGTGGTGTCGAGTTCGGTCGGTGGAAAACCCAACCCGGCATCGTCGGTGCTCAAGCTGCGCGGCAGCCAACTGCAGCAGATCGCCACCGAACTGATGGTCGAGGTGGCCGGTCCCGACGCGCTGCCGGTGGGCGGGGACGGCATCGCCTCCCCGGAATGGGCCCAGTCCAGCGCCCCGACTTATCTCAACTACCGCAAGACCTCGATCTACGGCGGCAGCAACGAGGTGCAGCGCAACATCATCTCCTCGACCATTCTCGGATTGTGA
- a CDS encoding ComEA family DNA-binding protein: MRTELPAERLQRRLTGDPDPQAESAESDPDEDDPNSLLPRWLPDTGAQQSWITRLRADPGRAGAIALAIIAALAVLITVFTVVRDRPSPVTSAKLPPVERVSSTGPKASTTPGPDRPVVVSVVGLVHKAGLVTLAPGARIADALQAAGGAVEGADTVGLNMARPLADGEQIVVGMAPAPGKPAVLGSSVGPGAPAAQSPSAGPATSGKPKSAPGEVVDLNTATVEQLDGLPGVGPVTAAAIVAWRHAHGRFTSVDQLAEVDGIGQARLDKLRSLVRV; encoded by the coding sequence ATGCGAACTGAACTCCCTGCCGAGCGCTTGCAGCGCCGGCTGACTGGCGACCCGGATCCGCAGGCGGAGAGCGCCGAGTCCGACCCCGACGAAGACGACCCGAACTCGTTGCTACCGCGGTGGCTTCCCGACACCGGCGCGCAACAGAGCTGGATCACCCGGCTGCGCGCCGACCCCGGCCGCGCCGGCGCCATCGCGTTGGCGATCATCGCCGCTCTGGCGGTATTGATCACCGTTTTCACCGTGGTCCGGGACCGGCCGTCCCCGGTGACTTCGGCCAAACTTCCACCGGTGGAACGGGTTTCGTCGACGGGTCCGAAGGCGTCGACCACGCCGGGACCGGACCGGCCGGTAGTGGTCAGCGTCGTCGGCCTGGTGCACAAGGCGGGCCTGGTCACCCTGGCACCGGGCGCGCGGATCGCCGATGCGCTGCAGGCGGCCGGGGGAGCGGTCGAGGGGGCGGACACCGTCGGACTGAACATGGCCAGGCCGCTGGCTGACGGTGAACAGATCGTCGTAGGGATGGCGCCGGCTCCCGGCAAGCCGGCGGTGCTGGGCAGCTCGGTCGGACCCGGCGCCCCCGCCGCGCAGTCGCCCTCGGCCGGGCCGGCCACCTCTGGAAAACCTAAGTCGGCGCCCGGGGAGGTGGTCGATCTGAACACCGCGACCGTCGAGCAACTGGATGGCCTGCCCGGGGTCGGCCCGGTCACGGCGGCGGCGATCGTGGCGTGGCGTCACGCCCACGGGCGGTTCACCAGCGTCGATCAGCTCGCCGAAGTGGACGGTATCGGGCAGGCGCGGCTGGACAAGCTGCGCTCGCTGGTCCGTGTCTGA
- a CDS encoding phage holin family protein: protein MSVNANPNTDASIGELISQLSSQTSRLVRDEMRLAQKELVQSAKHAGAGAGLFGAAGLLAFFGLASLIAAAIAALALALPTWAAALIVAAALFAIAGVAALISRRQTKEVTPAAPHAVASVKQDIEEVKGARHGRS, encoded by the coding sequence ATGAGCGTCAATGCGAATCCCAACACCGACGCCTCGATCGGCGAGCTGATATCCCAACTCTCGTCGCAGACCTCCCGGCTCGTGCGCGACGAAATGCGGCTGGCGCAAAAAGAACTCGTCCAATCTGCCAAACACGCCGGCGCCGGCGCCGGGCTGTTCGGCGCGGCCGGGCTGCTGGCGTTCTTCGGTCTGGCGAGCTTGATCGCCGCCGCCATCGCGGCGTTGGCGCTGGCCCTGCCCACGTGGGCGGCCGCCTTGATCGTGGCTGCGGCGTTGTTCGCCATCGCGGGAGTGGCGGCCCTGATCAGCCGGCGGCAGACCAAAGAGGTGACGCCGGCGGCCCCGCACGCGGTCGCCAGCGTCAAGCAGGACATCGAGGAAGTGAAGGGCGCCCGACATGGCCGAAGCTGA
- a CDS encoding SDR family NAD(P)-dependent oxidoreductase, whose product MSLALITGASSGIGLELARRFAEHGYDLIIAAENSDIHVAAQKLGPSGVHIRPIQVDLRTGKGVEDLYRQVSADGQPLDAAALNAGVGLGGSFVDSSVDDALALVDLNVRSTVHLAKLILPGMVRRRGGKMLFTSSIASTMPGSHQAVYNASKSFIQSLSEALHDELGKTGVTVTALMPGPTETNFFRRAGMAGTRIGRMSRKDDPVEVAREGFDALMDGDRKIVAESLLTKAMGIGNKLLPDSVKAAANRVMSTPRSTASSTEKNR is encoded by the coding sequence ATGAGTTTGGCTTTGATCACCGGCGCGTCGAGCGGCATCGGCCTGGAGCTGGCCAGGCGGTTCGCCGAGCATGGCTACGACCTGATCATCGCGGCCGAGAACTCCGACATCCACGTCGCCGCACAGAAACTCGGGCCCTCGGGCGTCCATATCCGTCCCATCCAGGTGGACCTGCGCACCGGCAAAGGGGTCGAAGACCTCTATCGGCAGGTCAGCGCGGACGGACAACCGCTGGACGCCGCGGCACTCAATGCCGGGGTGGGCCTCGGGGGATCTTTCGTCGACAGCAGCGTGGACGACGCGTTGGCGCTCGTCGACCTCAACGTGCGGTCCACCGTGCATCTGGCCAAGCTGATTCTGCCCGGCATGGTGCGGCGCCGCGGCGGCAAGATGCTGTTTACATCGTCGATAGCCTCGACCATGCCCGGCTCCCACCAGGCGGTGTACAACGCGTCCAAGTCATTCATCCAGTCGTTGTCCGAAGCGCTGCACGACGAACTGGGCAAGACCGGGGTCACGGTCACGGCCTTGATGCCCGGGCCCACCGAAACCAACTTCTTCCGGCGCGCGGGCATGGCGGGCACCCGGATAGGGCGCATGAGCCGCAAGGACGACCCGGTCGAAGTGGCCAGAGAAGGCTTCGACGCGTTGATGGACGGCGATCGCAAGATCGTCGCGGAGTCGCTGCTGACCAAGGCCATGGGCATCGGCAACAAGCTGCTGCCGGACTCGGTCAAGGCCGCGGCCAACAGGGTGATGTCGACACCCCGGTCGACAGCGAGCAGCACGGAGAAGAACCGATGA
- a CDS encoding GNAT family N-acetyltransferase, whose protein sequence is MTQSDPVTVSPGSPLPASLRLCSPGDDDWPGMYFLAANSFADFVGPDVTSRLRTLIPHNGAVVVRAGDDVVAMALYLDLRLTVPGGAVLPTAGLSFVAVAPTHRRRGLLRAMCTELHRRMADSGYPLAALHASEGGIYGRFGYGPATVLQELTIDRRFVQWHGDAPGLGPQAVRLVPPTMHQGAFEEIYERWRRRVPGGMMRPQVLWEQLLAQRPSVPGGSMKSFGLLHPDGYAIYRVDNLDPTLARVDELRALTADARGALWRALLGLDSVQRISILTHPQDPLPFLLTDPRLAKTTWRQDGLWIRIADVPSVLEARTYAADLSTVLAVCGQGRFALDIRNGRARCTPTDVPAEIDMGLDALGSLYLGVHRAATLAAANRVRAKDADIIGRFDAAFVSDVPAETAFDF, encoded by the coding sequence GTGACACAGTCAGATCCCGTGACTGTGTCGCCCGGCTCCCCGCTACCCGCATCGTTGCGGCTGTGCAGTCCGGGCGATGACGACTGGCCGGGGATGTACTTCTTGGCCGCCAACAGTTTCGCCGACTTTGTCGGGCCCGATGTGACGAGCCGCTTGCGCACTCTGATACCCCACAATGGCGCCGTCGTGGTACGCGCCGGCGATGACGTGGTCGCGATGGCCCTGTATCTGGATCTGCGGCTGACGGTGCCCGGCGGCGCGGTCCTGCCGACTGCGGGTCTGAGCTTCGTCGCGGTTGCACCCACGCACCGGCGGCGCGGACTGCTGCGCGCGATGTGTACCGAGTTGCATCGGCGGATGGCCGATTCCGGGTATCCGCTGGCTGCTTTGCACGCCAGCGAGGGCGGCATCTATGGCCGGTTCGGTTACGGGCCCGCCACTGTCTTGCAGGAGCTCACCATTGATCGGCGCTTCGTCCAATGGCACGGCGACGCACCGGGGCTCGGTCCGCAAGCTGTCAGACTCGTCCCGCCGACAATGCACCAGGGCGCGTTCGAGGAAATCTACGAGCGTTGGCGACGGCGGGTGCCCGGCGGCATGATGCGGCCCCAAGTGCTCTGGGAACAGCTGCTAGCCCAACGGCCGTCCGTGCCGGGCGGTTCGATGAAGTCTTTCGGGCTGCTGCATCCGGACGGGTATGCAATTTATCGGGTGGACAACCTCGACCCCACCCTGGCGCGCGTCGACGAACTCAGGGCGCTCACCGCCGACGCCCGTGGCGCGTTGTGGCGGGCTCTGTTGGGCCTGGATTCGGTCCAGCGGATCAGCATCCTCACGCACCCGCAGGATCCGCTGCCGTTCCTGCTCACCGACCCCCGGCTGGCGAAAACCACCTGGCGACAGGACGGTTTGTGGATCCGGATTGCCGACGTACCGAGCGTCCTCGAGGCGCGCACCTACGCGGCGGATCTCTCCACGGTGCTGGCAGTGTGCGGCCAGGGACGATTTGCACTGGACATCCGCAACGGCCGTGCGCGATGCACGCCGACTGACGTGCCGGCCGAGATCGACATGGGCCTCGACGCGCTGGGCTCCCTATACCTGGGGGTACACCGGGCCGCGACGCTGGCCGCTGCGAACCGGGTACGCGCCAAAGATGCTGACATCATCGGCCGGTTCGACGCGGCGTTCGTCAGCGACGTTCCTGCCGAGACTGCCTTCGACTTCTGA
- a CDS encoding acyl-CoA dehydrogenase family protein, with protein sequence MDFQLSEEQALLRDTTRELLSRSYDAESRNKAIDTELGWSREVWNQLAEIGILGLGFEPEESGQLEIMAVLIEVGRRLAPEPIVHAALAPGSLIAELGTDAQKELLDEVAAGQRLLAFAHLEPGQRGGSGQPATSAVRQGDSWTVSGRKSPVPAGDCAETLVVSAALPDGGTGLFLVDAEAVTRSPFRTFDGQRGAQIDLDGAAAEPLGDGSDASGAVARAIIRIQSALCAEAMGAMEEALRLTTDYLKARKQFGVTLNKFQTLTQRAADMYVSLELARSMNLYAAMSIADGNYDPVIAARAKLQIGRSGRHIGQEAIQLHGGIGMTAEYPVGHYTARLTAIDQTLGSTQDQLRVLIDHIGEYDLAKI encoded by the coding sequence ATGGACTTTCAGTTGAGTGAAGAGCAGGCACTGCTGCGCGACACCACCCGGGAACTGCTGTCGCGAAGCTACGACGCCGAGAGTCGCAACAAGGCGATCGACACCGAGCTGGGCTGGAGCCGCGAGGTGTGGAATCAGCTCGCGGAGATCGGGATCCTGGGTCTCGGGTTCGAGCCCGAGGAGTCCGGGCAACTCGAGATCATGGCGGTGCTCATCGAGGTCGGACGCCGGCTGGCGCCCGAACCCATCGTGCACGCGGCGCTCGCGCCCGGCTCGCTGATCGCCGAGCTCGGCACCGACGCGCAGAAAGAACTGCTCGACGAGGTCGCCGCGGGCCAGCGGCTGCTGGCCTTCGCCCACCTGGAGCCGGGTCAGCGTGGCGGCTCGGGGCAACCGGCCACTAGCGCTGTACGGCAAGGTGATTCGTGGACCGTCAGCGGACGCAAGAGCCCGGTTCCGGCCGGGGACTGCGCCGAAACACTGGTGGTCAGTGCGGCGCTGCCGGACGGCGGCACCGGGTTGTTCCTGGTTGACGCCGAAGCCGTCACGCGCTCGCCGTTCCGCACCTTCGACGGTCAGCGCGGCGCTCAGATCGACCTGGACGGCGCGGCCGCCGAACCGTTGGGCGACGGGTCTGATGCCTCGGGAGCCGTCGCCCGCGCCATCATCCGGATCCAGTCGGCACTGTGTGCCGAGGCGATGGGCGCCATGGAGGAAGCGCTGCGGCTGACCACCGATTACCTCAAGGCCCGCAAGCAGTTCGGGGTCACCCTCAACAAGTTCCAGACGCTCACGCAGCGGGCGGCCGACATGTACGTGTCACTGGAGCTGGCGCGCAGCATGAATCTGTACGCGGCCATGTCGATCGCCGACGGAAACTACGACCCGGTGATCGCCGCCCGCGCCAAGCTGCAGATCGGCCGCTCGGGGCGGCACATCGGGCAGGAGGCGATCCAGCTGCACGGCGGCATCGGCATGACCGCCGAGTACCCGGTGGGCCACTACACGGCCCGGCTCACCGCGATCGATCAGACGCTGGGTTCGACCCAGGACCAATTGCGGGTGCTCATCGACCACATCGGCGAATACGACCTCGCCAAGATCTGA